The Muntiacus reevesi chromosome 10, mMunRee1.1, whole genome shotgun sequence genome has a segment encoding these proteins:
- the R3HCC1 gene encoding R3H and coiled-coil domain-containing protein 1, with protein MPPPGRAVALQLREARVVLGFRGAQASGDARAAAATRGAAAALPPVTLALLCLDGVFLSAAENDFVQRIQEELDRFLLQKQLSKVLLFPPLSSRLRYLIHRTAENFDLLSSFSVGEGWRRRTVICHLDIRLPSSDGFSGSCRPPASHPSKYRGPRPTASQGAAAGPRGARAGRWHRGRKPDQALYVPRVLRRQEEGAPPPPAELQGDAPAGRLSEEPGDTGAGKPTADQELPVSVTQATEDQKGPGQGCEKESLPDPLAAEPSGPESHAGTGDRPESVAQPEAGLQLDLEEGNGTELERSLAAEEEVKEEEAEEEGPGSCSEADFSELLQEITNNLTEKEIQVEKIHVDTSSFVDELPGEKDFAHVVEIYDFEPVLKTEDLLATFSEFQEKGFKIQWVDDTHALGIFPCPASAAEALTRDFSTLKIRPLTQGARQSKLKALQRPKLLHLAKERPQTNTAVARRLVARALGLQHRKKERPAVEPPVALRP; from the exons ATGCCTCCGCCGGGCCGCGCGGTGGCGCTGCAGCTCCGCGAGGCCCGGGTGGTTCTGGGGTTCAGGGGCGCGCAGGCTTCTGGGGACGCTAGAGCTGCGGCGGCGACGCGCGGGGCTGCCGCG GCTCTCCCACCTGTCACCCTGGCCCTTCTCTGCTTGGACGGCGTCTTCCTCTCCGCAGCCGAGAATGACTTTGTGCAGCGCATCCAGGAGGAGCTGGACCGCTTCCTGCTACAGAAGCAACTGTCAAA GGTCCTCCTCTTTCCCCCACTCTCCAGTCGGCTCCGGTACCTGATCCACAGGACAGCAGAGAATTTTGACCTTTTGAGCAGCTTCTCTGTTGGagagggctggaggaggaggacagTCATCTGTCACCTGGACATCAG GTTACCCAGTTCAGACGGATTCTCTGGCTCCTGCCGCCCTCCTGCCTCACACCCTAGCAAGTACCGAGGTCCTCGGCCCACCGCAAGCCAGGGAGCAGCTGCTGGTCCCCGAGGGGCGAGGGCCGGCCGGTGGCATCGTGGACGCAAGCCGGACCAGGCCTTGTATGTGCCCCGGGTGCTGCGCCGGCAGGAAGAAGGAGCGCCGCCCCCTCCTGCAGAACTTCAGGGAGATGCTCCAGCTGGCAGGCTCTCAGAAGAACCAGGAGATACTGGTGCTGGGAAGCCCACTGCCGATCAGGAACTTCCCGTCTCGGTGACTCAGGCAACAGAGGACCAAAAAGGCCCTGGTCAAGGCTGTGAAAAAGAGTCACTGCCGGACCCATTGGCTGCTGAACCCTCAGGGCCTGAGAGCCACGCAGGGACGGGAGACAGGCCGGAGTCAGTCGCACAGCCGGAGGCCGGGCTGCAGCTGGACTTGGAGGAGGGAAATGGGACTGAGCTGGAGCGGAGCCTGGCAGCGGAggaggaagtgaaagaggaagaggcGGAAGAGGAGGGGCCAGGCAGCTGCTCCGAGGCTGACTTCAGTGAACTGCTGCAGGAG ATAACGAACAACCTGACCGAGAAGGAGATTCAGGTAGAGAAGATCCACGTGGACACATCATCCTTTGTAGACGAGCTGCCTGGAGAGAAGGATTTTGCACACGTGGTGGAGATCTATGACTTTGAGCCGGTGCTCAAGACTGAGGACCTGCTGGCTACCTTCTCTGAGTTCCA AGAGAAGGGGTTCAAGATCCAGTGGGTGGACGACACGCATGCGCTTGGCATCTTCCCCTGCCCAGCTTCAG CTGCCGaggccctgaccagggatttctCCACACTGAAGATCCGGCCCCTGACTCAGGGAGCCAGGCAGTCCAAGCTGAAGGCCCTGCAGAGGCCAA AGCTCCTGCATCTGGCGAAGGAGAGACCACAGACAAATACAGCCGTGGCCCGGAGGCTGGTGGCCCGGGCCCTGGGGCTCCAACACAGAAAGAAGGAGCGGCCTGCAGTGGAGCCTCCTGTCGCTCTGAGGCCCTGA